ATCTGGATGGTATTTTGAAGATGATCCTTCATTGTATATAGTAAGAGATAGCAGTGAAACGAATAACTTTTTAAAATGGTATGATATTTCTGTCTTTCTTGAAATTGGTTCCTTATATTAAGGAGGGAACAAAATGAATATCAGAGAATATTGGTTTTTATTTCCGATAACAGCATTAATATTAATGATTTTCTCTTTTAATCTGGAAAATTATAATGTGAGTTCTCAGGTAATACAACCGAATAAATCAATTGAAATTAATGGAATAGATATTATAAAGATTAATTATCCAGCGGTTAGGATAAAATTTGATCCCGAAAGTAATAAAATATATTTTTCAGATAAAATAATACTTGTGAAAAAAGAAAATATGGTTGAAGTAAGAAGTAGTAACCCGTCATTATTTGGAAGTCAGAACATTATTGAAATTGTTATCGGGACTAAAAAAAGATATAAAAATGTAATTATAGATACAGCTTCAGCAGAGATATATGGAAAGTTAAATACAGAATTTTTTGATATTGATTCTATGAACATCAAATTTCGAGATTTTGAAATTAATAACAATACAGAATTTAAAGTGGATGGAACAAGCGTTTCTATAATCAACAGTTATATTAAAACCAAAAAGATATATATGGATACAACATCTTTAAAATTTTTAAATACTCTAATAACAGCTGATTTAATAGATCTTGATGGAACAACTATTAGTGTTGAAGGGGAAATAAATGTACATGAATTATATATAGATGGAACAAGTGTTAAACTTAACTTTAAATGTAAAAATTTAAAAAATATAAAAATTTCATCAACAACACTTAGTGGTGAAATATATTATCTTGATATGTGGGATGGAATTCGTAGATTAGAAAGTAATGAAATTTCAAATAATTTAATTATATATGTAAAAAAAGAAAATCCCGGAATAATTGATTTCAAGGGAAAAATAAAAAAATATTAAAGAGGTGAATTCTATGAAAAAAAATATAATAATTTTAATGATGATTCTTTCTACCAGTATAATTTTCGCATTTAATTTTGGTTGGGGAGGTTCCCAGATACAGTTTATTCCAGAAAGCTCGTTGCAACAATTAATACCTTTAAATGATTTAAAAATTAATGGAGGAATGGTATTATATGGTGGCAGTGGTGCAGGAAGAATTGCAAATGGAATTTATATTGGAGGCCAGGGTGAATCTGGTAGTTTAAGAACAGGCGAATATGAAATTAGTATAAATCAGGGTTTCTTTATGTTCGGAACACATTTAAATCCATTTAAAATATTATCTTTTGAAGTTGGTCTGGGATTTGGTGGAAGCGAAATAGCAATAAAAAAATTTGTTGATGGAGATGCAAATACTATAGATGATTTCGTAAATTCACCTCAAAAAGTGCCTTATATAGTATCTTTAAATACAGATATGTTTGCATTAAATACACAGGCTAAAATATATTTAAATCTTGCTGAATTTTTTAGTATAATAGTACATGGTAATTTTATATATGGCTTTTCATCAGATGGCTGGAAAATAGAAAATACATATAATTTAAAAGATACATTACCAACTAATTATTATTATTACACAATAGGTGCAGGTGTAATGTGGGGATTTTAAAAGGGGATGGATAAGTGAAAAATAAAAATATTTATATATTTTTAATTATATATCTGATAAATATTATTACCTTTTCAACTCCAATTGAAAAAGAGTTTGAAAAAATAGAAAATAATCTTAAAAGTAATCCTTTTAAAAAAGAATACATAAAGGATCTGGAAGATTTTTACATAAAGAATTTTAATGATTTAAATATATCACTAATAGATAAATTGCTTGAGTTAAACAGTGAAATAATAGATACCTGTTCATATGCTATTTTAAAAGAAATCAGGGGAAGCTTATTGGTAAAAAAAGCAAAATATGAATGGTTCTTACCTTTAAAATATTATTATATATATACCGGGATGCTTGAAATGAAACATGTAATAGAAGAGGATTTTGATAATTTAACATATAGATATATTCGTGCAAAAACAGCATATGATATATCCGAATATAATTTTGCACATGAAATTTCATTAAAAGATTTTGAATACATATATTTAAGAGTTCAGGAAAAGAAAGAATTTTTAAAAAGGTATGACTTTGGAGAAGTACTATATAAATTGGGAATATTATATAAAAAAGTTTCTCCTATAAAATCTCAAAAATATTTTAACGAATTAAAAGAGTATAAAAATTCTATATATTATAAAAGGGTGTATGATGAAAAATAGACGATTATTAAAGGTTTTGTTGATAACACAATTAATAGCCTTATCAATTACATATTTTATATATCTTTATACGCCATATTTTAATATACAAATTAGTCTGATTATTACGGAATTATTTGTTACAACTATAGGTGTAATATACTATATCTCAACAGAAATGTTGTTTCATACAGTAAAAATAGAAATAAAATTTTTAAGACGTATAATAAAAATTCTTATTTTTGTATTTAGCTTTTTTTCAGGGGTATTTATTGCTGAAGACCTCATTTCAAGATTGCTATCATATACTTTTTTTTCTACGGAGAAGTATGTTCTTTTAATATATAGCATAATTGTATTGATATTAACTTTACTTTTGATAATAATATATTATAAGCTTAAAAATAAGATAGAGGAAAATGAAAAGTTAAAACAGGAAAAGTTAAAAGCTGAATTAAAAGCATTGCGTTCAAAGCTAAATCCGCATTTTTTATTTAACACGTTAAATACCATAATTGATCTTGCGTACACATCACCAGAAAAGGTTGAACAGGTGGTGATAAACCTTTCAGATATATATAGAAAGGTATTATATTCATCAGATAAGGATTTTTGTACAGTAGAGGAAGAAATATCTTTGATAAAAGAATATCTTGAAATTGAAAAAATTAGATTTGGAAGTCGATTAAAATGTAATTTTGAAATTTCAAAAGAAACATTAAAATTAAAAATTCCTCCATTTATTCTGGAACCTTTTGTTGAAAACGCGGTTATTCATGGAATATCTCCAAAAAAAGAAGGAGGAATCATAACAATAAAAACATACTTAGAAAAAAATACGCTTTTTCTTGAAATTTGGGATAATGGTTCAGGAACACATAAAAATATTCAGTATGGTTTTGGAATAAACAGCGTAATAGAGCGATTAAATCTTATATATAAAAATAATGCTGAAGTAAAAATATTAAAAAATAAACCTTCTGGCGTAAAAGTGATTATTTTAATAAAAAATATAAAGGGGAATGAACAATGATAAAATGTGTTATAATTGAAGATGAAATTCATGCTTCAAATAGGCTTGAAAAGATGTTGGGAAATTTTGAAGATATACAGATATGCGGTAAAGCATTTGATGGAGATGAAGGCGTTGAACTTATCGAAAAAGAAAGACCAGAACTTGTATTTTTAGATATAAATCTTCCTGGAAAAAATGGATTTGAAGTTTTAAAATCCATTTCCTATGAACCATTTGTGATATTTATAACGGCATATCAGGAATATGCTATAAAAGCATTTGAAGAAAATGCTATAGATTATTTATTAAAACCATTTGATTTAAAAAGATTAAAAAGCTCAATTGAAAGAATATATGAACGAAAACCAAGAATTAAAAAAGAAAAAATTGTTGAAATCGATGAATTCATAAATAAAAAAGCGAACTACCAGAAGATTTTTACAGTAAAAGATAATGATGAAATACTGGTAATACCGGAAAAGGATATAGTATATTTTAAAGCGGAAGAAAAATACGTCTTTTTATGCACCAAAAATAAGGAATATTATTACAACAGAACATTAAAGCAACTAGAAAGTGAAATAGATCCAGAAGTATTTATAAGAATACATAAAAGCTATATAGTTTCAATAAATTATATAAAAAAATTCAAACGATTATTTATAAGAGAATATATCGTTGAATTAAATGATTTAAAAAACACAGAGTTAAAGATAGGAAGAAGCTATTTGCATGAATTAAAAGAAAAATTTGGATTTTAATAAATTCTGGGGGTGTAATTAGTGATAAGAGCAAAAAACTTAGTAAAAAAATTTGGAGATTTTACAGCAGTTGATAATGTAAGTCTTAATATTAAACCAGGAGAAATTTATGGATTTCTTGGACCAAATGGAGCAGGAAAAACAACAACTATAAGAATGCTAACAGGTACTTTAAGACCTACAAGTGGTGAAGTTGAAATATTGAACATGAACATGAAAGAAAAAGAAATTGAAATAAAAGCAAATATAGGAGTAGTTCCAGATGAACCAAGAATGTACGAAAATCTTAGAGGAACAGAATTTATAGAATTCATAATGAATATATATGAAGTGGATAAAACAGAAGCAAAAAAAAGATTTGACGAAATATGTGAAATATTTGAAATAAATTATCTCGATTCATTTATAGGAGATTATTCACATGGTATGAAACAAAAATTAATGGTGGCTTCTGTATTAATGAGAAAACCGAAAGTAATATTCCTTGATGAGCCTACAGTTGGACTTGACGCAAAATCGGCAAAACTTTTAAAAATGTTAATAGAAAAGTATGCTAAAGAAGGTGCAACCATATTTATGACAACACATATTTTAGAAATAGCAGAGAAAATGTGTGATAGAATAGGGATTATCTCAAAAGGAAAACTTATAGCCGAGGGTACATTGGAAGAATTAAAGCATTTATCTGAAACAGACGAAAAACAATCACTTGAGGATTTATTCCTTGAATTAACTGGTGCTGGAGAATTGGATGACATAATAAAAGAGCTATAATGGGGTGAAAAAATGAAAAGCAAAATATGGTTAATATTAAAATATTCATATCAAAATAAAGTAAGACCCAGAAAAAATAAAAAAGGTATTATTAAAAGAAGAGGTCCATGGGGTGCATTGTTTGCATATTTATTCCCAATGGTTATATTTGGGGGAACTTTAGCACCTATAGTTTATTTCATGTTTAAAAATCTAAATGTACCATTATCGCAATTTGGTATGAATACTCCATGGAATTTGCTTGATATAATTTTTGGAATGTGGTTTCTTACAATGGGATTTATGTTTTTCTTAAACTATTCTCCGGCGATAGTTGCGAATTTATTTGAAAGTGAAATTACACAGTTGCTCCTTGTAATGCCGGTAAAACGATTTGAAATATATACAGCAAGTGCGATAGATAGCCTTATAATGGCTGGAATACCTTTGGGAATGATGATACCAGTATTTGTTGTATATGCTATGCTCATGAAAACAAATATAATTTTAACGATATTAGCTGGATTAGGTTATATTTTATTTCTTATGTTATTATCGAATTTTGGCGGAGTAATTCTTTCAAGATTCTTAACAAAAACTTCTGCAAAACGCTGGACAATGATAATGTATTTTGTAAGTATATTTTTATATGTTGGCGGGACTAATCTATTACCTTCACTTGTTGCTGATAATAGCCTTGAAGAACTTGTAGCTGCGTTTAATAAAACTATAGGGCTCATATTAAATGATTTCTGGCCACATACATGGGTTTTAAAGGCTATGAATGGGAGCATTACCTTTTTAGCAATTTTATATGTAGTTATATCTATTCTTGGTTATTTTATATATGGAATATCTAATACAATGGAGTTTAATACATCTTCAGGAAAAAAGGAAAAGCATTCTCAAAAAGAAATATCTATAAAACATTCAAAATTCCCGATGTTTAAAAAAGATTTCAAGTTGTTATTTAGAGATTCACAAACATTCTTTTTAATTTTATATCCAATATTTTTGCCAATAATATTTATTTTTACATCTGAATCACTTGAAATGATAGGAACAATGTATGTTTTATTATCCTCTATGTATGCTGCTATGATTGCATTATATTCGGTAACCTATGAAGGAAAAATTTGGCCAATTCCAAAATTGTATCCATTAAAACCATGGGAACTTATATTTTCTAAGGTTTTGATACCAGTATTTATATTTACATTGGAATATGTAATATTAGTGATAGCTATAATTTTAATGAAAAAATCATCATCTATTATATTTTATAGTATAATTCCAATATTTCTTATTATATTATATTCAGCTATTTTGGGAGTAAGTATGTATTTAAAAAATCCAAAAAGAGACTTATCGCAAAAAAATGTTCTCAATGGTAAAGAAGTGTTTATTCTTGAAGGAATTAGTTTAAGTTTTACTTTAGGTATTTTTGTTCTTGGAAATCTTTATATTGCATCATTAAAAAACCCTTCAATGAAAGATAAATTTATAGACTGGCTTTTTGATTCGCCATTTTTATATCATTTTATAGGCGCCGGGATACCAATATTTCTACTCTGCCTTACAATATATCTAATTGTAAAGGAAACAAAGAAAATTCACAAGTTACTTATTTCATGGGAATAAAAAAATTTGAGAAGTTAAAAATAACCCTTCCAGAAATTCTGGAAGGGTTATTTTAAAAACCTCTCAATAATATCATCAAGTAAAACTCTTTCATCATCTTCAAAAGAGTAATAACCAAGAGCAACACGCTTATAGCCTAAACCATATTTAAGAGCAAAATCACGAACCTTTCCTTTTGGATAAGGAGTAATGGGCCATTTAATATCGTATCGAACGCAATTTCTTAAAAACACATCAAATATTCTCATTTCCTCATCACTGAGCTTAAAATAATTAAAAACAAATTCCTTAAAGTTCTTTGTTTTCTTAAAAAGCTCAGTGATGAGTTTTTTTCTTGCTAAATAAAATGGTGAAATATTATATTCCGCATCTTCAACATCTTCAGAATTCAATAATCTTCTTTCAACTTTCTTCAAATTAAAATCACTCATCATAACATTAAAAAAATACATCTTCTCATAATTAGCAGAAAAGAATTTAATGATTTTATCTTTATTACCTTCAAAAATCAATTTCAAAATATGACTCTTTGTAAAAAATGGTTTTTCTATTAATGCTGTATATGCTGAGAAGAATAATATTGGGATTTTATGATTTTTAATTTTTTCTATGATGGAAAGGTTATCTCTGAAATTATGAGAGATAATTTTTTTAAAACTTCTATTTCTGAAAAAGCTTTTATTATTATAAACCTCTTCAAAATCAGATTTAATCTCAAAAGATACATTATTCTTATAATTCATAACAACGGATGAAATATCAAATAAATTTAAAGACTTATTTATTTTATATACCTCAAAAATCGTATCAAACCAGTTATAGGTATAATTTAAATCATCGAAATAATAGCCAATATAATATTCAAGTAAATTTGCAGGAATTAAAGCCTTCTTTTTATCTTCATTTCTCATCCACCATGCAGCACCATTTAAACCATTACACATCATAGTTGGATGTGGAAAGTCTTCTGCAAGAAAATAACCTTCTATGAATAATTCATATGCTTTATTATATTCTTCATTTTTAATATGTTCTCTTGCATGAGAATATTTTAAAATAGCCTTATCTACATTATTTTTTTCATAATTATCAGAATATATTTTAAAATCATTAGTTATATTATATGATTTATTAAATAGATTCAATCCTGGTAATATTAAACATCTTGCATAAGCTGGAAGGTTTTCAAAATTGTTTCTTAATATAATAACTTCTTTTTTCGCTAAATCAGATTTTCCTATTTTATAGTACAAAGAAATGAGTTCAAATCTTGCTAATTCTTTTAATATTGTTGTTGTTGTTGTTGTTGAAATAGTTTTATTTGCATAAAATATAGCAGAATCAAAATCTCTTTTCCATTTTGATTTTAATAACAGAAAATAAAATTTTAAAGAAATATCTTTTGTATTCTCAAATAAAAAATTGATTACGGGATAAGAAAAATATCCAAAACTAATAATATCAATAATATTCTTCGTAGAAGAGTTCATATCAATCACCCTTTTTAAATTAACTATTTTGTTACATACAAAATAAAAATCTAAGGAACTTAAGCTTAATTAGAATATAAAAAATCTCAGATGAAAATGTGAAATATCTAAAAAAACGTAAATAAGCCCTGCATAAAAACTTTACGGTTAAATTACGAAGATTAAGAAAAAGAAAATTAATAAAAATACAACAAAAATGAAATTTTGAAACACTGATAAAAAGCGGATTTTTATTTTGAAAAAGACACTTGAAAACCATGTTAGAAATGGTAAAATTTAAAGCAGGAGGTGGGATAGTGAAAAAGATAATTATTTTAATATTAATAGGAATAATCATGTTTTCATCAATAGTATTAGCAGGAGATAACGATAAAAAATATAAAACAGATTCATACAATCCTCAAATCCAAATTGAATTTTCTGAGTAATCAACTAAAATCTATTTTCTATTTTATATCTACGTAGATATTATATCAAAAAATATACAATACCAAAATAGGAGAAAGGAGGTGTGATAAAATGAAATGGATTGAGAGAAATGATGAATATTCAGAAGAATTCTGGTGTCCATGCAAAGGACCTGTGTGTTTTTTAGATTGTTGGATATTATGTACTTGTAATGGACCAGGAGGATGTTATGAAGCCTGTACAATAGTTCAATAAGAATTTTTGGAGGTGGAATTTATGAAATGGATTGAAAAAGACAATGAATTTGAACTTGATTTTAAATTTTCTTGTAATATTTTACCAATCGTTTGTCCATGCTATGGGGAAAGTTGCTTGTTTAAGTGTCATTGTCAGGGAGATCATTCATGTCATGAGCAACATTTTTAATTTAAGCAATAATTAAGGTAGAAAGGGGATTGATAATGTATTGGATTGAAAATGATGAAAATAATAACTTATTAAATAGTTTTTGGTGTCCTTGTAGAGGAGAAATATGTTTGTTTAAAAGTTGCACCTGTTATGGCGGGGCGTGTAAATATCATTGCGAATGGAAACATGTATGCTATTCTCAATTAACTCCTTAAAATGTAGAAAGGGGAATAAATATGAAATGGATCGAAAAAAATTATAATGATTATTTTATGTGTGGAGGATGTAAAATTTTAAAATTTATTTGTTTGTGTTTCGGTATTCAATGTTTAATTGCATGTAATTGCGATGGAAATGGAATATGTAATGAGAAAGGGTGAGAAATATGAAACCTTCAAAATATAATTTTATATTTGAATATGAAAAAAATATTCTTATATATAATGCTTTGAGCGGAGGTTTTGCAATAATTGAACCAGAAGTTAAGAAAGCATTATCTTCAGAAAAAGATTTAGAAGAATTTATAAACAAAGAAAAAAATAAAAAAATCTATAAAGAATTAAAAAAAGGGAAATTTATTGTTGATTTTGATGAATTAAAATATATAAATTTTATATATAACTCATTAAAATTTGAAAAAAAAGGATTAGGGTTAACCATTGCCCCAACAATGAATTGTAATTTTGCATGTGAATATTGTTACGAACTAAGAAAAAAAGTATTTATGGATAAAGAAGTAAAAAACTCAATTGTGGATTTTGTAAAACAAAATATAAATGAAATAAATTATTTATCAGTGTCATGGTATGGCGGAGAACCTTTACTAGATTTAAAAACTATAAAAGAACTGTCAAAAGAATTTATAAAATTGTGTCAAAGTAATAATATAAAATACACCGCATCAATAGTAACAAACGGATATTTATTAAATTCAAAAGTAGCAAAAGAATTGAAAAATTTAGAAATAAAAACTGTTCAAATAACAATAGATGGTCCAAAAAAAATTCATGATAAAAGAAGACCTTTAATAAATGGAAAAGGAAGCTTTGAAACTATAATAAATAATATAAAAGGAGCAAAGGAATATTTTGAACATATAAGTATAAGGATTAACATAGATAAAACAAACGAAGGTAAAATAATTGAATTGTTAAAATATTTAAAAAATGAAGGATTAACAGAAGAAAATTGTAGCCCATATCTTGCATTTGTAGATGTATCGACAGAAGTATGTAGAGATATAGAAATAAATTGTATTGATATAAAAAATCGTTCAGAATATATGATAGAAAGAGTAAAAGAGGCGTATGAAGAAGGTATAAATATTATAAAATATCCAACTCCTATGTATTCGCAATGCGGTGCAGTAAAACCAAATAGTTTTGTAATAGATCCAGAAGGATATATGTATAAATGCTGGCATGAAGTGGGAATAAAAGCATTAGCGATAGGGAATATAAAAGGAAATGAAAAGAATAAAAATTTTGATAGATATTTAAAATGGAATACATTTAATCCTTTAAATTACAAAGAATGTAAAAATTGTAAGTTTTTACCATTATGTATGGGGGGCTGTCCGGATAAAACATTATTTAAGTATAATGGAATACAAGAAGAAGGATGTACAATGTATAAATATAATCTCGAAGAAATGTTAAAAATGCATCTGAAAGCAAAATTGAAAAAAGGCTTTTTACCAATACCAGTAAAATAAGGAGGGGATTTTTATGTCATGGATAGAGGAACCAAAAAAACCAGAAGAAAAAATTTGCTGGTTCAAATGGTTAGACGATTTTTTTGATTGGTTTAAACATACTTTTCATATTTTTGAATGTAATTGTGAAGGCGAAGGAGTTTGTCTTGAAGTAAGGGAGTGAAATAATGAAGTGGATTGAGAGAAATGATGAATTCTCAGAAGAAATATGGTGTCCTTGTAAAGGACCTCATTGTTTAATACATTGGTGTGAACTATGTATAATTTTATGTGATTGTAAAGGTGAAAACTTTTGTAAAAAAAATTTTAATTAATCCGGTGAAACCATGAAAACAATAAAAAAATTCCTGTATTTTCTGGTAAGAGATGTATTAATATGGAAAAGCTACAAAACACAGGCAGTATTGGGGATACTGAGTGGATTCCTGGGATTATTGCAATTTGGATTCATGGGAAGGTTTATAGCCCAGGGGAATTACTTTCCAATGATAGAGCAGTATGGAGGAAACATACTAGCATATTTCATATCAGGAAGCGTATTCATGAGTTACACTACTCTCTCCTTAACAACATTCAAAAGTGTAATAAGACAGGAGCAGGTAATGGGAACAATAGAATACCTGCTCCTGTCGGAAACACCATTATGGGAAGTATTTATATACACAATCTTCTCAAGATTGGTATTTACAATAATAAACACAGGAATAGTATTTATATTCTTAATATACACATTTGATGTAGAAATAAAAATGAATATAATAGCATCAATAATATTATTGATAATAACAATGATAAGTTTAAGTGGAATAGGGTTATTAAGTGCAGGGTTCATAATGCTAACCAAAAAAGGAGACCCGGTAAGTTGGGTATATTCATTCTTAACAGGAATGTTTTC
This is a stretch of genomic DNA from Marinitoga piezophila KA3. It encodes these proteins:
- a CDS encoding sensor histidine kinase; this encodes MKNRRLLKVLLITQLIALSITYFIYLYTPYFNIQISLIITELFVTTIGVIYYISTEMLFHTVKIEIKFLRRIIKILIFVFSFFSGVFIAEDLISRLLSYTFFSTEKYVLLIYSIIVLILTLLLIIIYYKLKNKIEENEKLKQEKLKAELKALRSKLNPHFLFNTLNTIIDLAYTSPEKVEQVVINLSDIYRKVLYSSDKDFCTVEEEISLIKEYLEIEKIRFGSRLKCNFEISKETLKLKIPPFILEPFVENAVIHGISPKKEGGIITIKTYLEKNTLFLEIWDNGSGTHKNIQYGFGINSVIERLNLIYKNNAEVKILKNKPSGVKVIILIKNIKGNEQ
- a CDS encoding LytR/AlgR family response regulator transcription factor, with the protein product MIKCVIIEDEIHASNRLEKMLGNFEDIQICGKAFDGDEGVELIEKERPELVFLDINLPGKNGFEVLKSISYEPFVIFITAYQEYAIKAFEENAIDYLLKPFDLKRLKSSIERIYERKPRIKKEKIVEIDEFINKKANYQKIFTVKDNDEILVIPEKDIVYFKAEEKYVFLCTKNKEYYYNRTLKQLESEIDPEVFIRIHKSYIVSINYIKKFKRLFIREYIVELNDLKNTELKIGRSYLHELKEKFGF
- a CDS encoding ABC transporter ATP-binding protein, with the translated sequence MIRAKNLVKKFGDFTAVDNVSLNIKPGEIYGFLGPNGAGKTTTIRMLTGTLRPTSGEVEILNMNMKEKEIEIKANIGVVPDEPRMYENLRGTEFIEFIMNIYEVDKTEAKKRFDEICEIFEINYLDSFIGDYSHGMKQKLMVASVLMRKPKVIFLDEPTVGLDAKSAKLLKMLIEKYAKEGATIFMTTHILEIAEKMCDRIGIISKGKLIAEGTLEELKHLSETDEKQSLEDLFLELTGAGELDDIIKEL
- a CDS encoding permease, which gives rise to MKSKIWLILKYSYQNKVRPRKNKKGIIKRRGPWGALFAYLFPMVIFGGTLAPIVYFMFKNLNVPLSQFGMNTPWNLLDIIFGMWFLTMGFMFFLNYSPAIVANLFESEITQLLLVMPVKRFEIYTASAIDSLIMAGIPLGMMIPVFVVYAMLMKTNIILTILAGLGYILFLMLLSNFGGVILSRFLTKTSAKRWTMIMYFVSIFLYVGGTNLLPSLVADNSLEELVAAFNKTIGLILNDFWPHTWVLKAMNGSITFLAILYVVISILGYFIYGISNTMEFNTSSGKKEKHSQKEISIKHSKFPMFKKDFKLLFRDSQTFFLILYPIFLPIIFIFTSESLEMIGTMYVLLSSMYAAMIALYSVTYEGKIWPIPKLYPLKPWELIFSKVLIPVFIFTLEYVILVIAIILMKKSSSIIFYSIIPIFLIILYSAILGVSMYLKNPKRDLSQKNVLNGKEVFILEGISLSFTLGIFVLGNLYIASLKNPSMKDKFIDWLFDSPFLYHFIGAGIPIFLLCLTIYLIVKETKKIHKLLISWE
- a CDS encoding radical SAM/SPASM domain-containing protein, whose protein sequence is MKPSKYNFIFEYEKNILIYNALSGGFAIIEPEVKKALSSEKDLEEFINKEKNKKIYKELKKGKFIVDFDELKYINFIYNSLKFEKKGLGLTIAPTMNCNFACEYCYELRKKVFMDKEVKNSIVDFVKQNINEINYLSVSWYGGEPLLDLKTIKELSKEFIKLCQSNNIKYTASIVTNGYLLNSKVAKELKNLEIKTVQITIDGPKKIHDKRRPLINGKGSFETIINNIKGAKEYFEHISIRINIDKTNEGKIIELLKYLKNEGLTEENCSPYLAFVDVSTEVCRDIEINCIDIKNRSEYMIERVKEAYEEGINIIKYPTPMYSQCGAVKPNSFVIDPEGYMYKCWHEVGIKALAIGNIKGNEKNKNFDRYLKWNTFNPLNYKECKNCKFLPLCMGGCPDKTLFKYNGIQEEGCTMYKYNLEEMLKMHLKAKLKKGFLPIPVK
- a CDS encoding ABC transporter permease; this encodes MKTIKKFLYFLVRDVLIWKSYKTQAVLGILSGFLGLLQFGFMGRFIAQGNYFPMIEQYGGNILAYFISGSVFMSYTTLSLTTFKSVIRQEQVMGTIEYLLLSETPLWEVFIYTIFSRLVFTIINTGIVFIFLIYTFDVEIKMNIIASIILLIITMISLSGIGLLSAGFIMLTKKGDPVSWVYSFLTGMFSGIYYPVEILPKWIRGVSYILPTTYAMDGLRKTLIKGYSLYEIKEDIIILIIMTAIILPIGIYWFRESFNKARKYGTISQY